From the genome of Dryobates pubescens isolate bDryPub1 chromosome 5, bDryPub1.pri, whole genome shotgun sequence, one region includes:
- the TRMT5 gene encoding tRNA (guanine(37)-N1)-methyltransferase — MRTLWRFGYSARLLKTPRFRTAASYTSFPAAWMLLAQRSGRIPGLFVVVKKNSFFTMSETVKDKAVELYAPHPEVRGMTLLNREAFKRTVVVPVLKVKKEIVSVLLKSLKHVVLQRPGLKRVVEDPEDEDSRLLILDPHKVPEFSLGEPEQEVLKQLSICPEVSKYNLELTYENFKSEEILRAVLPEGQEVTSGFSRVGHIAHLNLRDHQLPYRYLIGQVIIDKNPGVTCAVNKTSIIDSTYRNFQMEVLAGESNMVTKVKENNIAYELDFSKVYWNPRLSTEHGRIVELLKPGDVLFDVFAGIGPFAIPAARKKCHVFANDLNPESYSWLLHNCKLNKVDSKVKVFNMDGRDFLLGPVREELSKELPLLNEEQKTSFHIVMNLPALAIEFLDAFRHLLDGEPCSTAALPTVHCYSFSKHDDPAKDIQERAEASLGTSLDGRCSTYLVRNVAPNKEMLCISFQVPAEVLYKRPCPSEAKPASKRLCTSRDYSEEKVLS; from the exons ATGAG GACTTTATGGAGATTTGGATACTCTGCCAGACTACTGAAAACTCCTCGTTTTAGGACAGCTGCATCATATACATCATTTCCAGCAGCTTGGATGCTGTTGGCGCAGCGTTCTGGCAGAATACCTGGGCTGTTTGTGgtagttaaaaaaaatagcttttttaCAATGTCTGAAACCGTGAAGGATAAAGCTGTAGAACTGTATGcaccacatcctgaagtgcgAGGGATGACACTTCTCAACAGAGAAGCTTTTAAAAGGACAGTTGTTGTTCCAGTTCTTAAAGTCAAGAAAGAAATTGTAAGTGTTTTGCTGAAGTCCCTGAAACACGTGGTACTACAGCGTCCTGGTCTGAAGCGAGTGGTTGAGGATCCAGAAGATGAGGACAGTAGACTTCTTATTTTGGATCCTCATAAAGTACCGGAATTCTCACTGGGAGAACCGGAACAAGAGGTATTAAAACAGCTCAGCATTTGTCCTGAGGTATCCAAGTATAACTTGGAGCTGACTTATGAGAATTTCAAGTCAGAGGAGATCCTGCGAGCAGTCCTTCCTGAAGGTCAAGAAGTCACCTCTGGATTTAGCCGTGTTGGTCACATAGCTCATTTGAATCTTAGAGATCATCAGCTTCCCTACAGATACTTGATAG GCCAGGTTATAATTGACAAGAATCCAGGAGTCACCTGTGCAGTGAATAAAACCAGTATCATTGACAGCACCTACAGAAACTTCCAAATGGAAGTGCTTGCTGGAGAGAGCAACATGGTAACCAAG GTCAAAGAAAATAATATTGCATATGAACTGGACTTTTCAAAAGTCTACTGGAATCCACGTCTTTCCACAGAACATGGCCGTATCGTTGAGCTATTAAAGCCTGGTGATGTCCTTTTCGATGTCTTTGCTGGGATTGGACCTTTTGCTATtccagcagcaaggaaaaagTGCCACGTATTTGCAAACGATCTCAATCCTGAGTCCTACAGCTGGCTCCTGCACAACTGCAAACTAAACAAAGTGGACAGCAAGGTAAAAGTGTTCAACATGGATGGCAGAGACTTCCTCCTGGGGCCAGTAAGAGAAGAACTAAGTAAAGAGCTCCCACTTCTGAATGAAGAACAGAAAACCTCTTTCCATATAGTCATGAATTTGCCAGCTTTGGCTATTGAATTTCTAGATGCCTTCAGGCATCTTCTGGATGGAGAgccatgcagcactgctgcccttcCCACAGTGCACTGCTACAGTTTCTCCAAGCATGATGACCCTGCCAAAGATATTCAAGAACGAGCTGAAGCTTCGCTGGGAACCTCGTTGGACGGACGCTGTTCTACTTACCTGGTTAGAAATGTTGCACCAAACAAGGAGATGCTGTGCATTAGTTTCCAGGTTCCAGCAGAGGTGCTGTACAAGAGGCCCTGCCCCAGTGAAG CAAAACCAGCCTCTAAACGTCTGTGTACCAGCAGAGACTATTCTGAAGAGAAGGTACTGAGTTGA